From the genome of Branchiostoma lanceolatum isolate klBraLanc5 chromosome 11, klBraLanc5.hap2, whole genome shotgun sequence:
AATGACCTACAGGTCGCCCTATCTTTTCTCTCACGACAGTATATTAACCAAGAAATAGGAAACAACACGATGAATAAGATCTTCAAATTCATGAACTTACCGTGCCAAAAAGGTGCTAGGTTTCTGTACGATATTCTGTCCTCCGATCAGAAATGTTGTCCGTCCCATGTAGTAATGCGAATATTCAGTTCTGTAGCAGAGGCCCTAATATGTacgttatatatatttatgcaGAAATAACATTGTAAAGAAGAGCATTTTAATCTTACCGTCAACATTTCTAGTGGGACGGACGGAATTTGATATTTGTCTACAGATATGTACAATGCCTAGCATGAGAAAATTAAGTAGAATTCTCGCAGTCCGTCTCTACTCGAGCTCATTCTACCTGAGGCTAGTTTACATCTAATAAGCATGTGACGCCATTTAAGTCGTCTCAAGTTCGGCACCCTTTTCACATAGacttaacaataacaacaatgaaCCTTGTTCTaaaaatggggtagggaatttcccgagcagccttcgtaacccctgcttctcctaatgggtcagtgaagtcatgcttgtcgcaaacattgatgtttctgaccttgggtgaagagatgctgctacagtaagaattagtttagtgcttagatgagtggccccctacggccttgcactgagcgagttcgtaaaaaaaaagcacagaTGAAGATGACTCGTGCACCGAGCAGTGCTTTTATTGTCAGTATACTTTTGATTCTACATAGTGAACAGACAATCTAGTCTGTAACTTATATCACAACTTTGTCATGAGCACATTTATTTAACCCTGTTAACCCACATAAAAAGAACAAGTGCGATTGCAGCAGTAGTAACCCACACTGCAGCGACGATACCAGTACCAGCCACCACAGCTTCTCCGTGGGCAGTAGGACACACAGGGACAGCTAACAGTCCGCCGCCGACGACGACCTGACCAAAGGCCACGCTTCTTACGGACACGACCTTCCTCCTTTGGCTCCACTCCTGCAGTGTAGAATGTACATGTGCTCGTCAATTCACAGTTTACTGGTAACCTATTCCTTACAATGACAGTGAAAATGGGcccttccctgtgtgagtggatcaaaccttacagtctggtctccaGGTTGACATCTttaaaaggtgatagtcacctgttttATCAACCCTTCCACACAAGATGGAAAATGTCAAAGACTCAATAGAAAGGATTGAATGAAAATACTTACCTACAATACCCCTGCTCTCTTCTAGCTTTCGATATCCATCCTTAGCATTAGCCTCGTTTTCCTCCAGTGCGCCAGTGGTCTGAAGGGGTTTCTGAAATAACCAGAAAACACAAAAGACTCACAAAATCGTAGACTTATGTATCTCTTTGTAAGAGAAAAGTTGCCATTAGAATAACAATTGAATACTGTACTACATACTTCATGTGGTTGTTGCGCCTCAGCAGGTAGGAGCGCGATCAGCACAGTCGCCACACCCACAACCAGCATCAGCGTTGTCATGGAGACGCGGAGTCCGGTCCACTGCTGCTTCAAGAAGGACAACATTAACTTTTGTTATCGAATGACTCAaaaatgtaatacaaaataaaactgacAGAATCATTAACTCAGTATAACTCAGACTTACACATATACCAATgcagttccacgacctcataccttcgtcaaatgattttaatcttTATGACTGACTTATTTAGGAGtctttctcatcaatcataaatcataccagttgatcctcttcacccaaataagaaaagttgtccaaagtatgagcttatcaaagaaggttatgctaacatttatcatcaattatgcaaatggggtccttattagcataacttgattcaacgatgttcacattcacataactttcaaatgccccAAGTAGGAAATTGccaaaatttacatgtatgttattatggtagtttctcattaattatgaaaattgtgcctaaaattgcatattttctatctattaacattcctctcttcctcagttacaagtgccacatatttgaatagtcatttcacgaacacagcgggttttaaaaattgtctcattagttatgcaaattagactctgattttcaaaattatatccaatcatacaaagcatcacgtaatctatctacataccaaaaatcatgaccatccatcaagcccatcttgagttatagtcttttctcattaattatgcaaatgaggtctcatttgcatagttggtatctattaatatttctctcctccccggttacatatgtcacatgtttgagagtgctgtcatggaatttggcggatatataaactttcctcattaattatgcaaattagatactgatttgcataataagtatctaatcatgttcatcatcactcaagctatccacttaccaaaattcatgaccatccttcaagcccttcttgagttattccctttcaacaaagtctgaagcaaaacctgctcctgaagttccaaaaaaaacggtagggggccaaaacctataacACTtcctctctgtccaaagagctatctaccacttaaaaatcaggaccatagcatacccagaacacgagatatcaaaacaggaagttctgctgcagtaccgtaacaagcagctaggggaccaaaaatcaaatcatttccaagtctcatcaagacctacccacctaccaaatatcaagacaatccatccaagccttctcgagttatgctgtttgttacaaataaacacacaaatggtaccctctgcataaccttctcggcgaaggtaacaagaatGAACGCATTGTTTAAACAATTAGCTAGGCGTGTTGCAACCTTCCTTCAAATCGTTATCTCCAGAGCAACCTCCTTTGCAGTTGAAAGTTTCCTTAACAACCTTTTTTACAGACAGACCTCCTATCTGCAGCCAAGTCAGCCAAATACCACAGTGAAATATTATCTGTCTCTGTATTTTTCTATTGAAAGGGACTTCACAGCACTAAATATGACACTCATTTTAGATAAGCTACAAAGTAAGGGTAAATAGGCACTTGAACATAGAGGGACTGACGGATCGGATAGAATCAAATTTGCAAGTGATCACGAAAAGAATAGTTGGAAATAGGTATTGTATTAAAATGATACATgcgtttacatgtatgtcttctaGACAGTACAATCGTTGGATAGTCTCGGCTACATGACACAAATATTCTACAGACCCACCTTTTTCAGGGCTTTGGAGCCCATTATGTCTCTCAGCAAACCACAAGATTAGTtcgaatatttttttctgtcctcaGAAGCAGTCTCGTCTCACTGGCGTCTGGAAACTAACTGCGCACTTGTCGTATTTTTCACGTCTTAAACTtccttgttattgttgttggtCTTAAAGGTAAACGGACCCACGGCTCTTTTATGCATGCTTGATCTTAGCTGGAACCCGATATGCAGGTGTAGTCAGAGGGAAGTGTTTGTTGATGTTGGCCTTGGACCAAAAGCTGGCAGGTATTCATCAGAGGCACCCTACCCTGAACACAGAGGAAAGAGCGGCGCACACAAACATATTTTGCATCACTATGGAATAAGGGGATCGAGTCTGGGGAAGTAATAAGAACCTGGTAGCTTGTACGCTGGCAAATCTTCTGGGATTGTTTTGGCTTTGTGTAAGATCGGAAACCTTTTTATTCAGACGCCATGTGTCTCGATTCTGCACTATTGTTGCAAAATGTTTGTGTGCCTTGTTCATTTACAGTTAGTACTGTACCTAACTTTCTGTATAGGGCCACATGATGTTTTACACGTTTTGTTAACGTTTCATCCCGTTCTTTGTCAAGGTATTTTTGACTTCGCcgagaagtctatgttttgatgcttgtctgtgtgtctgttagtgaacagaataagtcgagaacgcctggatggattgttgtcgtatttggtgtgttgatgtgtatgtgggaaatctcaagatgattagattttgggcgaagtactttgcataattaacgagaaaagtgtaaaaatgtgttatattgtatatacTACTAGCTCAGGGTAccagctggaacgtgttactcgtgtaggggaagtgttcctggtgtagtaaggagatattcccattgggccagggggTTTTACCGTGTCGCCTAAAACGTGTTGGCTGGCACAAATTGGCTTCTCACTGACTTttagatcttgatcttgtgaaattgcactgttcctcaaggcactgtgcaagtagttaccttcgccgagaaggttatgcatagggtagcgtttgtatgtataagaagacctgagcataactcaagaatgcctggatgggttgtcttgatatttggtatgttggtaggtcttggtgagacctgaaaatgattagattttggggcccctagcggcttgttatagtactgcagcggaaattcctgttttgatatctcttgttttggatatgctatggaaccgacttttgagtggtagataactctttggaaagagagtaaaaggtatcggtttggacaccctagcggcattttctgggactgcaggagcaggttttgcttcagactgtgaaagggaataactcaagaagggcttgatggatggtcatgctttttgcagtggatagcttgagtgatgatttacacatgatttaatacttattatgcaaatcagtatctaatttgcataactaatgatgaaaattgatacatcctccaaattccatgataggactctcaaacatgtgacatgaccgaggaagagagaaatagtaataaatatcaactatgcaaatgaagacctcttttgcataattaatgagaaatactattactctataacttacgtggtgctttgtttgattggatgataatgatgcaaatcagattcttatttgcataattaatgaggcaatttaaaaacccgctgtgttccatgttAGCctattcaaatatgcgaatttgtaactgaggaataaaggaatgttgatagatagaaaatatgcaaatgtagacttatttgtataattaatgtctaactactataattccatactagttaatgacggcaatttcatacttgtggcatttggaagtagtgtgaatgtgaacaccattgaatcaaattatgctaataaggagcttatttgcataattgatgataaatgttagcataaccttctttgtttagctcatagtcctactttggacaacttgtgttatttgggtgaagacgaccaactggtctgattcataattgatgagaaacactcccaatacgtcagtcataaaagttattaaagatcatttggcgaaggtcgtagaactcttgttaataGTCCACCACTGTTGAGATAATAGGTTTACGTACACATATTGGCTTAAAGACTTCTATTCAAAAGTGTTCCTCAGTTTTACTCATCGACTCAAAGGTAGATGACATACATTACTTAATATTTAGACATACATAATTGATTTAATATTTATACAAATCATACTAATTGTATGCGTGAACTAGTTCTTAATGCTTTATTACCATAGTTATACAGACGAATACAATTTAGCATATTTCACAAATTCTGTCTATGGACCGGCGTCTAACAACTGACGGCAATAGTTTTTCATACGTTGTAGATTTTCTTATTGTCACCAAGCTTAGTTTGCCATGCGCTGGGGAAAGTTCCCTTGCCAaagcattttgttttgttttgtttaataccaaGAGGTACTGTAAATTTCAATAATCGTCAATAATCATTTTCATTGAATTCTTGTGCACTCAGAACAGTCAAACACTTACCTTTTTTGGGACTCTTGTGTTCATTATTGAACACAAGAAAAACTCAAGAAATCTTGTGTTCTGCAATCATGCCCTTCAGTCCCTACCCACATCGTGTCTGAGAGCTAACTTCGCACGGCTGGCCAGGGTCTAGTTTCAGTAAATGTTTTGTTCTGCTAAAGTAACAGAAAACTCCATTGTTGCCGTTTGAAAAGGTTGATACGTTATACCTGAACCCCTTTGATGTCACCTACGTTTACCTAAATGCGACAACCTTTTCAATGCTTAGGTCACTGTTAACCCCACAACAACGTTTACCCCTGTTAACAAATGCTTAATTTCCTAGCAGGCGTTTGGATCAAATGggggatagtgagtgagtgagtgagtgagtgagtgagtgagtgagtgagtgagcgagtgagtgagtgagtgagtgagtgagtgagtgagtgagtgagtgagtgagtgagtgagtaacgATCAGGCTCACTATTCTTGTTTAAGCCTGTCTCCACAACATTTGGTACTTTCTTGAGTCTTTTTTATACTTCTCGACTCCTCCTCCTAATAAAAGTAGAAGTTGCTGAGGTTGACTCAGTTCATAGATTTACATACAACCATTGACTTAAAAACAGACCTCTCACCATGTCGCTACGACATGCAGTGAAATTGCGTGGTATTGTTCACTGAGTGTAGAAATCAATAGTTTTAATACCcaacgcaacacaacacaacgcaaAACGCTATAACACAGTTCAATAGGCACAATatcaattttattttcatcGTCGCcacatcagaaaaaaacacagggGAAATGTCCCGAAAAGACCAAAGCCA
Proteins encoded in this window:
- the LOC136444534 gene encoding uncharacterized protein — protein: MGSKALKKQWTGLRVSMTTLMLVVGVATVLIALLPAEAQQPHEKPLQTTGALEENEANAKDGYRKLEESRGIVGVEPKEEGRVRKKRGLWSGRRRRRTVSCPCVSYCPRRSCGGWYWYRRCSVGYYCCNRTCSFYVG